A single window of Aspergillus oryzae RIB40 DNA, chromosome 8 DNA harbors:
- a CDS encoding fungal specific transcription factor domain-containing protein (predicted protein) has protein sequence MSFFSDSRLNALSACLGNDALKSLITRISHMVKSRVEVLHRNLGPSSIWNQSGEVPRLSSDRRRHLIDMFFENIHPLHPFLDRHEFESRAFAPTLQADLANGVSWTALYYTVLALGCEFDGGGSFAPGDGEAWSLFKVALDLYPRVLLLNTDLLEVQAVFCLNLSGTQIQGKIISEAARVAQRAFLNKASTSSDAIIRSRAFWVVYYIEKTVTFHHGTTSFIVDCDVGSPIPIVQEAVFGDFDWFLTSVRFARLYSRTFTDLFSISATNNSKTAYLAKINQLERLLEQQCQTIPPQFRPGTKLRPQTFSHPCEIAAALRVHYHYHELKIALHRLKLHVTRDQSSSQSPADIIDMMKSARAVIDLTRVIYQEPSTPFL, from the exons ATGAGTTTCTTCTCCGACAGCCGGTTAAACGCTCTTTCAGCATGTTTAGGCAACGATGCACTAAAGTCACTTATTACACGGATATCACACATGGTCAAATCTCGTGTGGAAGTGCTCCATCGCAACCTTGGGCCGTCCAGTATATGGAACCAATCTGGCGAGGTTCCACGTCTCTCGTCGGATAGAAGACGCCACCTTATTGATA TGTTTTTCGAAAATATTCATCCCTTGCATCCATTTCTGGACCGTCACGAATTTGAGAGCAGGGCATTTGCGCCCACTTTGCAGGCTGATCTTGCCAACGGTGTCTCGTGGACAGCTTTATATTATACGGTATTAGCTCTAGGTTGCGAATTTGACGGTGGAGGCTCATTCGCACCTGGCGATGGGGAAGCCTGGAGTCTTTTCAAAGTGGCACTTGATCTTTACCCGAGAGTCTTGCTACTAAACACAGATCTACTAGAGGTCCAG GCCGTGTTCTGTCTTAATTTGTCCGGCACACAGATACAAGGAAAGATCATATCTGAAGCGGCGCGCGTTGCCCAGCGAGCATTCTTAAACAAAGCATCTACGAGTAGCGACGCCATAATTCGTAGCCGAGCTTTCTGGGTGGTGTATTACATTGAAAAAACGGTCACTTTTCATCATGGAACCACTTCG TTTATTGTAGACTGTGATGTTGGCTCGCCCATCCCTATCGTCCAAGAGGCAGTGTTCGGTGATTTTGACTGGTTTCTCACCTCAGTAAGGTTTGCAAGGCTCTATTCGCGCACCTTCACCGACCTGTTCTCTATAAGCGCAACGAATAACTCAAAGACGGCATATCTTGCCAAGATTAATCAACTAGAGAGGCTTCTAGAACAGCAATGTCAAACAATTCCTCCTCAATTTCGACCTGGCACCAAGCTGCGACCTCAAACATTCTCGCATCCATGTGAAATTGCGGCAGCTCTTCGGGTTCACTACCATTATCATGAGCTCAAGATTGCTCTTCACCGCTTGAAGCTTCACGTTACTCGCGACCAATCCTCCTCCCAGTCTCCAGCAGACATTATCGATATGATGAAGTCAGCACGTGCAGTGATTGATCTCACACGAGTCATTTATCAAGAGCCGTCCACCCCATTCTTGTAG
- a CDS encoding histidinol-phosphatase (predicted protein): MPFSHHSHSGEFCPSHAQNTLEQVIQTAILQGMEVFCLSEHMPRSSDELYEEEIEAGVTSSSMISNEAKYFMTAIQLRKKYASQIKILVGFESEWIRSDTSLRLIHDSLSRHPFEFFVGSVHHLHGIPIDWSRKLYSKAREVSGGTDERIFEDYFDVQFEMLQNLKPMIVGHFDLIRLHSDNPNASDGGFRSWTGVWQRVARNLRYISSYGGLLELNSAALRKGLEMPYPAAEVCQSQEFLALDGRFCLSDDSHGIAHVGAMYQEMLKYVEEQGIQKLYFLELAPDGTNQGLDPRFPRTLVKCRSLAEVKKMAYWKQ, translated from the exons ATGCCTTTCTCCCACCACTCGCACTCAGGAGAATTCTGTCCTAGCCATGCTCAAAACACCTTGGAGCAAGTGATACAGACTGCCATATTACAAGGCATGGAGGTATTTTGCTTGAGCGAGCATATGCCGCGCTCCAGTGACGAATTAtacgaagaagaa ATCGAGGCCGGCGTAACTTCATCATCTATGATCAGCAATGAGGCAAAGTACTTTATGACAGCGATTCAGCTGCGGAAGAAATACGCCTCGCAAATCAAGATTCTCGTAGGATTTGAATCTGAATGGATTCGAAGCGACACTTCATTGAGACTCATACATGATTCGCTGTCTAGGCATCCTTTCGAGTTCTTTGTTGGGTCAGTGCACCACCTCCATGGAATCCCCATTGACTGGAGCCGAAAGCTATATTCGAAAGCACGAGAGGTGTCCGGCGGAACAGACGAGCGTATCTTTGAAGACTACTTCGATGTTCAATTTGAAATGTTGCAAAATTTGAAGCCTATGATCGTGGGCCATTTTGACTTGATTCGGCTTCACTCTGATAACCCAAACGCATCCGATGGAGGGTTTCGGAGTTGGACAGGTGTCTGGCAGAGAGTGGCGCGAAATCTACGATATATATCAAGCTATGGAGGGCTTCTAGAACTCAACTCAGCTGCACTGCGGAAAGGGCTTGAGATGCCGTACCCTGCAGCGGAGGTTTGCCAG AGTCAGGAATTTCTCGCCTTAGATGGTCGATTCTGTCTTTCTGACGACAGCCATGGTATCGCTCACGTCGGGGCCATGTATCaggagatgttgaagtaCGTGGAAGAGCAGGGAATTCAGAAGCTCTATTTCTTGGAGTTGGCCCCTGATGGGACGAATCAGGGGTTGGATCCAAGGTTTCCGCGGACGTTGGTGAAGTGTCGTTCTCTGGCAGAGGTGAAGAAAATGGCCTACTGGAAGCAATGA
- a CDS encoding uncharacterized protein (predicted protein), with the protein MVDNADIKCKSPGGSRPVTCTGPSSFDLGPGYQAPIVRKVYKRRFIGVAHLALLNIVVSWDWVTYPTVPVTSAEFLGVSVNAITWLSTSTLFAYCVSAPFVFHTVERMGLRGSNIVASVLLLVGNWIRYAGTVSAVKNYGVVMFGQIVIGLAQPFCLSTPSKFSDSWFTDQGRTSATAIATLANPLGAALGQFANPYLAKIPDDLPRMVLIISVISSVASLPSLFIPSKPPTPPSAAAAVNRTPLLVSFKDIAEKRDFWLLSLPFSIYVALFNSTITLINQAVIPYGATEEEAGIAGGILIGAGLLGAAIISPLNDRFKWYTGTIRILFPITCAMYISLVFAPASSWGIWPTYLVCAILGFSSFSLVPVLLELLAELTFPHSPEIGSTISWLGGQIFGAVFIIAQSAMIAGPTGNPPYNMHKSLVFSAILSGVFLPLPLLLNLFGDPTVRQREQIHDEVITTALGTV; encoded by the exons ATGGTCGACAATGCGGATATAAAGTGCAAAAGCCCAGGGGGTAGCAGGCCGGTCACTTGCACTGGTCCGTCTTCTTTTGACCTCGGTCCTGGGTATCAAGCGCCCATCGTCAGGAAGGTTTACAAACGCCGCTTCATCGGTGTTGCTCACCTGGCCCTCCTCAACATTGTCGTCAGTTGGGAT TGGGTCACATATCCAACAGTCCCAGTAACATCAGCCGAGTTCTTGGGGGTTAGTGTGAATGCAATCACTTGGCTAAGTACGAGCACTCTATTCGCTTACTGTGTCAGCGCACC CTTTGTTTTCCATACAGTAGAGCGCATGGGCTTGAGAGGATCGAACATCGTCGCTTCTGTGCTCTTGTTAGTTGGAAACTGGATACGATATGCAGGCACAGTGTCAGCGGTCAAGAACTATGGGGTTGTCATGTTTGGCCAAATTGTCATTGGTTTGGCTCAGCCCTTTTGCCTCTCGACACCTAGCAAGTTCAGTGACAGTTGGTTTACGGACCAGGGCCGCACCAGCGCTACTGCTATTGCTACCCTCGCTAATCCTCTGGGGGCAGCTCTGGGACAGTTTGCGAACCCGTACCTCGCCAAGATACCTGATGACTTACCTAGAATGGTCTTGATCATTTCTGTCATC TCCTCAGTGGCATCACTCCCTTCTTTATTCATCCCATCAAAACCACCGACTCCACCCTCCGCGGCCGCTGCAGTGAACCGAACACCTCTGCTAGTGTCATTCAAGGACATTGCTGAAAAGCGGGACTTTTGGCTCTTGTCCCTGCCATTCTCTATCTATGTGGCATTGTTCAATTCCACTATCACTCTGATTAACCAAGCAGTCATACCTTATGGCGCcacagaggaggaggcgggtATCGCAGGCGGTATTCTCATCGGTGCTGGACTTCTAGGGGCAGCAATCATATCACCACTGAATGATCGGTTCAAGTGGTACACGGGAACCATTCGAATCCTTTTCCCTATCACCTGTGCTATGTACATATCGCTCGTCTTCGCCCCGGCAAGCTCCTGGGGCATATGGCCCACGTATCTCGTTTGTGCAATCTTAGGTTTCTCATCTTTTAGCCTCGTTCCAGTCCTACTGGAGCTTCTGGCAGAGCTGACTTTCCCCCACTCCCCTGAGATAGGCAGCACCATCTCCTGGCTTGGTGGACAGATATTTGGTGCGGTCTTCATTATTGCCCAATCTGCGATGATTGCCGGACCCACTGGCAATCCACCCTACAATATGCACAAGTCTCTTGTCTTCTCGGCTATTTTGAGTGGAGTATTTttgccactgccactgctACTGAACCTGTTTGGAGATCCGACAGTACGCCAGAGAGAACAGATACACGATGAAGTCATCACAACTGCTTTGGGTACGGTTTGA